One part of the Quercus lobata isolate SW786 chromosome 7, ValleyOak3.0 Primary Assembly, whole genome shotgun sequence genome encodes these proteins:
- the LOC115951810 gene encoding uncharacterized protein LOC115951810, giving the protein MSGDLIKMNQNLYCTHHRDKGHTTEQCRVFKDHLEQLVKSGHLKEFVMAPNDGATGQVSTAQRDTLPLPLGVIEVIHAALIGTSVSRCKGVLNVVSMENAECEARLEKKLKLAQGPIEFEDENLEGTTKPHDDTLVVTARINGFIMKRVFVD; this is encoded by the coding sequence ATGTCGGGTGACCTGATAAAAATGAACCAAAACTTATATTGCACACACCATCGTGATAAGGGGCATACTACTGAGCAGTGCAGGGTATTTAAGGATCACTTGGAGCAATTGGTGAAATCTGGGCATTTGAAGGAGTTCGTCATGGCACCCAATGATGGAGCTACAGGACAGGTGTCGACGGCTCAAAGGGACACGCTCCCGCTGCCATTGGGGGTAATCGAAGTTATCCATGCGGCTTTAATAGGCACAAGTGTAAGCCGATGTAAGGGGGTGTTAAATGTGGTGTCGATGGAGAATGCAGAATGTGAAGCTCGGCTCGAAAAGAAATTGAAGTTGGCTCAGGGGCCTATTGAGTTCGAGGACGAAAACTTAGAAGGAACAACCAAGCCGCATGATGACACTCTCGTAGTTACTGCTAGAATCAATGGCTTTATAATGAAGAGGGTGTTTGTGGATTAG
- the LOC115951811 gene encoding uncharacterized protein LOC115951811, whose amino-acid sequence MDAISYDGKADPVKHVSHYIQMMSLYIHNDMLMCKVFPSSLGPTILRWFNGLRKGSIHNFEELIQEFNAQFMTCSRVSQPVDALLSMKMRDRETLRSYANRCWELYNEIGRGNKKVAANTFKLVLPEDLELRDLLTMRSLENMRQLMRWIEEYKRLEDDWQQNKAKVPATSQYAKDSRTRGFKLRRRRELRIKEPNVWTGEVNVVFKKPVHKILEWIKNGLYF is encoded by the coding sequence ATGGATGCCATTTCGTATGATGGAAAGGCCGACCCCGTTAAACATGTTAGCCATTATATCCAGATGATGTCGCTGTACATCCATAATGACATGCTTATGTGTAAAGTATTCCCTTCCAGTCTCGGGCCTACTATTTTGAGGTGGTTTAATGGGTTAAGAAAGGGATCAATTCATAATTTTGAAGAGTTAATACAAGAATTTAATGCTCAGTTTATGACGTGTAGTCGGGTGTCGCAGCCGGTGGACGCACTATTATCTATGAAAATGAGAGATAGGGAAACTCTTCGGAGCTATGCTAATAGGTGTTGGGAGTTGTATAATGAAATTGGTAGAGGTAACAAGAAAGTAGCGGCCAACACTTTCAAATTAGTGCTTCCAGAGGACTTAGAGTTAAGAGATTTGTTGACTATGAGGTCTCTTGAGAACATGCGGCAGCTGATGAGGTGGATTGAGGAGTACAAGAGGTTGGAGGATGATTGGCAGCAAAATAAAGCCAAGGTGCCTGCCACTTCGCAGTATGCAAAGGATTCACGGACAAGGGGTTTTAAGTTGAGACGGAGAAGGGAGTTAAGAATTAAAGAACCCAATGTTTGGACTGGGGAAGTCAATGTGGTGTTTAAGAAGCCTGTTCATAAGATCCTGGAGTGGATCAAGAATGGGCTGTATTTCTAG